One window of Pieris rapae chromosome 14, ilPieRapa1.1, whole genome shotgun sequence genomic DNA carries:
- the LOC110999415 gene encoding 26 kDa secreted antigen-like, with amino-acid sequence MFTLILYAVLVLCANAQQCLKDVQKVVVMEEGMTSNKGFHDFGIIDDDIPMAPKYDLIVSLGSQKLPIGLIFSPALTFGVKPIIACEEVEKGQNYTVMMLDVDWPSSKNKSQGAYINAIIVNSPSDNLNKGDIVVAYTPTVPKLNSGLHRYVGLLYKQSRYIDADATELLHLARKKEGFSAKQFADQYGLDDPLAGSLFFAEITEC; translated from the exons ATGTTCACACTAATTTTGTATGCGGTGTTAGTTTTGTGCGCAAACGCACAACAGTGCTTGAAGGATGTGCAAAAAGTTGTGGTTATGGAGGAAGGCATGACAAGTAACAAAGGCTTCCACGATTTTGGAATTATTGATGACGATATACCAATGGCTCCAAAATATGATCTTata GTTAGTTTGGGCTCACAGAAGCTGCCAATAGGTCTCATCTTCTCACCAGCGTTGACCTTTGGAGTGAAGCCGATTATAGCATGTGAAGAAGTTGAAAAAGGCCAAAATTACACTGTTATGATGTTAG ATGTTGACTGGCCGTCGAGTAAGAACAAAAGCCAGGGAGCGTACATTAATGCCATAATCGTTAACAGCCCGTCggataatttgaataaaggtGATATTGTAGTAGCATATACCCCAACTGTGCCAAAACTGAATTCTGGTCTCCACCGCTACGTGGGGTTGCTATACAAGCAATCGCGCTATATTGACGCAGACGCGACAGAATTGTTACA tttggcaAGAAAGAAGGAAGGATTCAGTGCGAAGCAGTTTGCAGATCAATATGGTCTTGATGATCCCCTCGCCGGCAGCTTATTTTTTGCTGAAATTACCGAatgctaa
- the LOC110999398 gene encoding uncharacterized protein LOC110999398 — translation MWRCVGLLLFLGQCIIVCSESSDTPSTRNTRNTECCPCPEGRNADLTASATTHFNDDCPCKARSADSDPAASIFTPIFRTARPPARQTQQNDMKPLLEPEVGLASSVLETLREATEEEYQEALARDAARNALQDDINKHVKIVVNHDPREADAEPEASNSHSVRCADPLENNFLARSSLDYPSIGQTPIPDRFLIYKRPLQNKFKTPVPEQDLFVLPTDNLNKFIQGSDDLPVTSLLHARNNLQKQLDLRHMFNLDKLASLLPNEILSGRNIIIPGRINNLPGYNPEYLLDVASAETENIKHCVTEDKSNNSEGTVTTKILNILPTQNNHEIQPKTSEDSDFHEENIFNEGDGTVEESRDNFKTAFSPDINGYKSLPSSLDGEDLDPQFKTEHLTSLDEDIPSIKGSIIKTFEDFKEANAAIHENLKSSLDNVLKLNSARTESNGDYITRAVPVTLDAQARKNKLEESPRLKYADQDALLKSSDALVSNKLDNQNQQITNLHSNRETDQRNAESQTKTDIMEKDSENIDTCLVYGRSQSKNANSDLSEMKMAASEPFNRRYGFSQNSLENRPQKSIYLRDPIKNVEDINLDIFDFQPFSLDQDNTKNAINSLPRLNMKSYKTRVPILQSLDLKPVKLQKAFRKGNDVLGAVLTIQPHFEGKSNNMVSSQSRSSDNIFNHPLGMLPNFNDLRSFLENSAKHILKLPHLSRNVGNLDSPLINIEDAADNLRTYTEDTLKNVQQSLGNTLHNVRDRDRTILGDALLNPNGLVESLSKNNLDVNEKLQDLQINLNDRLQRIFDQSRSSSNIQPSNSRYNLYPKNIPSQRKQTNTDQKLLSNRINQNRPLSKISSNRESTILHRKLNPKVSIQSQRVFENTNLPVRKVDKPITLQNARFSKTVESNRNLQRVFQPKEYKSVPSLTSKKASILESLTNKKPLLPILEKKLSRNSQPDRNFLTRNTLTREQKTSPSESVYKTVPEETARDSVHAKNIDDKKFRAALPPSILKKSFLPNIAENNFLSKVKEAVTKDSLANSNIGDRNDVIPSPSEIVKSAEPPRENIAFNCKMVCDKA, via the exons ATGTGGAGATGTGTTGGCCTCCTGCTGTTTTTAGGACAATGTATTATA gtTTGCTCGGAATCCAGCGATACCCCAAGCACACGTAATACCAGAAACACAGAATGCTGCCCTTGTCCAGAGGGTAGAAATGCTGATCTCACTGCGTCGGCAACTACTCATTTCAATGATGATTGCCCGTGCAAGGCACGAAGTGCCGATTCTGATCCTGCAGCATCAATTTTCACACCAATCTTTCGTACTGCTCGTCCACCCGCTAG ACAAACACAACAAAATGATATGAAGCCTTTATTAGAACCGGAAGTAGGTCTTGCGTCTTCGGTACTTGAAACTTTGCGAGAAGCTACTGAAGAAGAATACCAAGAAGCACTGGCTAGAGATGCTGCCAGGAATGCTTTACaggatgatataaataaacatgttaaAATCGTAGTGAATCATGACCCTCGAGAGGCTGATGCTGAGCCAGAAGCTTCAAACAGTCATTCCGTAAGGTGTGCTGATCCTTtagaaaataactttttgGCACGCAGCTCTCTTGATTATCCTAGTATTGGACAAACGCCGATTCCTGACAGAttcctaatatataaaaggccCCTGCAAAACAAGTTCAAAACACCCGTTCCAGAAcaagatttatttgttttgcctacagacaatttaaataaatttatacaaggATCTGATGACTTACCTGTTACGTCTTTATTGCATGCAAGAAATAACCTACAAAAGCAATTGGATTTAAgacatatgtttaatttagataAACTTGCATCACTTCTTCCGAATGAAATATTAAGTGGaaggaatataataataccagGTAGGATAAACAATTTACCAGGTTATAACCCTGAATATCTTTTAGATGTAGCGTCGGCTGAGACggaaaacataaaacattgtgtaactgaagataaatcaaataatagtGAAGGGACtgttacaacaaaaatattaaacattcttCCAACACAAAACAACCATGAAATTCAACCAAAAACCTCTGAAGATTCAGATTTTcatgaagaaaatatatttaatgaaggAGACGGCACGGTTGAAGAAAGTCGTGACAATTTCAAGACGGCTTTTTCTCCTGATATTAACGGCTACAAGAGTTTGCCAAGCTCCTTAGATGGTGAAGATTTAGACCCACAATTCAAAACTGAACATTTAACCTCACTAGATGAAGATATTCCTTCAATTAAGggaagtattattaaaacttttgaaGACTTTAAGGAAGCAAATGCTGCCATTCACGAGAACTTAAAATCAAGTCttgataatgttttaaaactaaattcagCTCGTACGGAATCTAACGGTGATTATATCACACGAGCTGTTCCTGTTACACTCGATGCTCAAGCAAggaaaaataaacttgaagAGTCGCCTAGGTTAAAATATGCCGACCAAGACGCTCTTTTAAAAAGCTCTGATGCGTTAGTTTCAAACAAGTTAGATAACCAAAACCagcaaataacaaatttacattCAAATCGAGAAACTGATCAAAGAAATGCTGAAAGTCAGACAAAAACAGATATAATGGAAAAGGAcagtgaaaatattgatacatGTTTGGTGTATGGCAGAAGCCAAAGCAAAAATGCAAACAGTGATCTAAGTGAAATGAAAATGGCTGCAAGTGAACCATTCAATAGGCGATATGGATTTTCACAAAACAGTTTAGAAAATAGACctcaaaaatctatttatttacggGACCCAATAAAGAATGTAGAGgatataaatttagatatattCGATTTTCAACCATTCTCTTTGGATCaagataatacaaaaaatgcaattaattCGTTACCACGGTTAAATATGAAATCTTATAAAACTAGAGTACCGATACTTCAGTCGTTGGATTTAAAACCTGTCAAGTTACAAAAGGCCTTTAGAAAAGGTAATGATGTACTGGGAGCTGTTTTAACGATCCAACCACATTTTGAAGGAAAAAGCAACAACATGGTATCATCTCAAAGTAGGAgtagtgataatatttttaatcatccCTTGGGGATGCTaccaaattttaatgatttacgatcatttttagaaaatagtGCAAAACATATACTGAAGTTACCACACCTATCAAGAAATGTTGGAAATTTGGATTCCCCACTCATCAATATAGAAGACGCTGCAGATAACCTAAGAACATACACAGAAGATACGTTAAAAAACGTTCAACAGTCTTTGGGAAATACATTGCATAACGTTCGGGACAGAGATCGCACTATATTAGGAGATGCACTTCTTAATCCAAATGGCTTAGTTGAATcgttatctaaaaataatttagatgtGAACGAGAAGCTACAGGACTTACAGATAAATCTAAATGATAGATTGCAAAGAATATTTGACCAATCTAGATCATCTTCCAACATACAGCCATCAAACTCACGGTACAATTTATATCCCAAAAATATTCCAAGTCAaaggaaacaaacaaatacagaccaaaaattattaagtaacagaataaatcaaaatagaCCTCTTTCTAAGATATCTTCAAATAGAGAGAGTACCATTTTGCATCGAAAGCTAAATCCAAAAGTCTCAATACAGAGTCAAAGGGTTTTCGAAAATACAAATCTCCCTGTTAGAAAAGTAGACAAACCCATTACTTTACAGAATGCACGATTTAGCAAAACGGTTGAATCAAATCGCAATTTACAAAGAGTATTTCAACCCAAGGAATATAAGAGCGTTCCTTCACTTACTTCAAAGAAAGCATCGATACTAGAATCGCTTACAAACAAAAAGCCTTTATTGCCaatattggaaaaaaaattgtctagaAACAGTCAACCCGATCGCAATTTCTTAACACGAAATACACTAACACGTGAGCAAAAAACTTCACCAAGTGAAAGTGTATATAAAACTGTACCCGAAGAAACAGCCAGAGACAGTGTACACGCCAAAAACATCGATGACAAAAAATTTAGGGCAGCACTGCCCCCatcaattttgaaaaaatcatTCTTACCTAACATTGctgaaaataactttttgtCGAAGGTAAAAGAAGCTGTCACCAAGGACTCACTAGCAAATTCTAATATTGGAGATAGAAATGATGTTATACCATCCCCTTCAGAAATTGTTAAGTCTGCTGAACCTCCAAGAGAAAATATAGCATTTAACTGCAAAATGGTTTGTGATAAggcttaa